A genomic segment from Candidatus Anaeroferrophillus wilburensis encodes:
- a CDS encoding DUF3617 family protein — translation MSIRMVAVVFILSFSLGAGSALAQPNLNPGKWEISTETEMTGMGNMKMQPQTHVQCLTEEDLVPQNKEASNECQVSDIQQHGDTVSWKITCSGQGGQMIGTGQATYRGDTMSGTMDMEISGTGMRVKNIFRGRRIGDCDSSETNRTSQQPTRQTARQEPAADTSILAEDAKDVGKAARDEAKQSTIDEVREGVRGLFKGVFK, via the coding sequence ATGAGTATCCGAATGGTCGCGGTGGTTTTTATCCTGTCATTTTCACTCGGTGCCGGCTCGGCGTTGGCACAACCGAATCTCAATCCCGGCAAATGGGAGATTTCAACTGAAACGGAGATGACCGGCATGGGCAATATGAAGATGCAGCCGCAAACCCATGTTCAGTGTCTGACCGAGGAGGATCTTGTTCCCCAGAACAAAGAAGCATCCAATGAATGCCAGGTATCCGACATCCAACAACACGGCGATACGGTGTCCTGGAAAATTACCTGCTCAGGACAAGGTGGCCAAATGATCGGAACCGGGCAAGCCACCTACCGCGGTGATACCATGTCCGGCACCATGGATATGGAAATCAGCGGCACGGGCATGCGGGTAAAAAACATCTTCCGTGGACGGAGAATCGGAGATTGTGATTCATCGGAAACAAACCGGACGTCTCAACAGCCGACCCGGCAAACTGCTCGTCAGGAGCCGGCGGCAGATACAAGCATTCTTGCAGAAGATGCCAAGGATGTGGGCAAGGCTGCCAGAGATGAAGCCAAACAATCCACCATTGATGAGGTACGTGAAGGTGTCCGCGGTCTTTTCAAGGGAGTTTTCAAATAA
- a CDS encoding OmpA family protein — protein sequence MKMLDRLGSWVCCICLLCMWGCASQVPFITARTTQEQLSKSEIQSCNLQRALELSKQEQSELQHKANQLHDENNFLYQKVEELNQTIRKKETVISLQETVIRLFDDENQTLQKNIKEQVAAQNSQVSSTLLFDKLVFLNNLLFQPGSDILSAGGKKKLKDLEGLLKQEKYTHIQVEGHADNRPLKSKAKYADNWELSALRATTVVRFLHDGVGIAPERMSATGFGHYRPVASSETVEGRQQNSRIEIILK from the coding sequence ATGAAAATGCTTGACAGACTTGGATCGTGGGTATGCTGCATCTGTTTATTATGTATGTGGGGTTGCGCCTCACAAGTCCCATTTATTACCGCTCGCACTACGCAGGAGCAACTTTCGAAAAGCGAGATACAATCCTGCAACCTTCAACGGGCCCTTGAACTCTCGAAACAGGAACAGTCTGAACTGCAGCACAAAGCAAATCAGTTGCATGATGAAAACAACTTTCTCTATCAGAAGGTTGAGGAGTTAAATCAAACGATCAGGAAGAAAGAAACGGTTATTTCCCTGCAGGAAACGGTTATTCGATTGTTTGATGACGAGAACCAGACATTGCAGAAGAACATAAAGGAACAGGTTGCCGCGCAAAATTCACAGGTATCCTCAACCCTGCTATTCGATAAGCTTGTTTTCCTGAACAACCTTTTGTTTCAACCCGGAAGTGACATATTGAGTGCAGGAGGGAAAAAGAAGCTGAAAGATCTCGAAGGATTATTGAAGCAGGAAAAATATACTCACATTCAGGTGGAGGGACATGCCGACAATCGTCCACTGAAGTCAAAAGCAAAGTATGCCGACAACTGGGAGTTGTCTGCTCTGCGGGCAACGACGGTGGTACGGTTTCTTCATGATGGCGTTGGTATTGCCCCTGAACGGATGTCAGCTACAGGGTTTGGACATTATCGTCCGGTGGCGTCAAGCGAGACAGTGGAAGGTCGGCAGCAAAACAGTCGGATTGAAATCATTTTGAAATGA
- a CDS encoding ATP-binding cassette domain-containing protein, whose amino-acid sequence MSLISLNTVSIAFGGPMLLNAASLQIEPGDRVCLLGRNGAGKSTLLRIINGELPVDDGEIIRRQGLKTALLPQEFPSNQSGSVHSFLQRTAPDAVTLAQVISQLELDPDEQLQTLSGGIKRRVLLAAALSHDPDLLLLDEPTNHLDIAAIQWLEEFLLRLRKTLIFISHDRTFVRKLATRVVEVDRGRLQDYRCSYDHYLSRRDDVLNAEEKAWARLDQKLAEEEVWIRKGIKARRTRNMGRVRDLLKLREERRQRRERAGLVHLQISTGERSGQMVMEAKHLHFSYADKPIINDVNLRLMRGDRIGLVGPNGSGKTTLIRLLTKELQPTAGSLRHGTNLQIAYFDQLRNQLDEERTVMQNIAGDYDQVLINGQSRHIYSYLQDFLFTPDRARTPVKLLSGGEKNRLLLAKLFTRPANLLILDEPTNDLDMETLDLLEELLLDYPGTVLLVSHDRSFLNDVVTSLLIFSGQGRVEEIIGGYDDWLTVKLAEEKPQRQEKRKPARQKERPRKLSFKEKHELEELPKKIETLELEQVDLHGKLADPTLYQQGDGALISRFQARLQQIEVELESVYQRWEELDRLTE is encoded by the coding sequence ATGAGCCTTATCAGTCTGAATACTGTTTCCATCGCCTTCGGAGGCCCCATGTTGCTCAACGCTGCCAGCTTGCAGATCGAGCCGGGGGACCGCGTCTGTCTGCTCGGCCGCAACGGTGCCGGAAAGTCAACCCTGCTGCGCATCATCAATGGTGAACTGCCGGTCGATGACGGTGAAATTATCCGTCGCCAGGGGCTTAAAACAGCGCTGCTGCCGCAGGAATTTCCCAGTAATCAATCCGGTTCGGTACACAGTTTTCTTCAGCGAACGGCACCGGATGCCGTCACCCTCGCACAGGTCATCAGCCAGCTCGAGCTGGACCCTGATGAACAGCTGCAGACCCTGTCCGGTGGTATCAAACGGCGCGTTTTGCTGGCTGCAGCCCTGAGCCATGACCCAGACCTTCTGCTGCTTGACGAACCAACCAACCACCTGGATATTGCCGCCATCCAGTGGCTGGAAGAATTCCTCCTGCGGCTGCGGAAAACCCTGATCTTCATCAGTCACGATCGAACCTTTGTGAGAAAACTCGCCACCCGGGTTGTTGAGGTCGACCGCGGCCGCCTGCAGGACTATCGCTGCAGCTATGACCACTATCTCTCCCGCCGCGACGACGTCCTCAATGCTGAGGAGAAAGCCTGGGCCCGGCTGGACCAGAAGCTTGCAGAGGAAGAGGTCTGGATTCGGAAAGGAATCAAGGCCCGCCGCACCCGCAACATGGGTCGGGTTCGTGACCTGTTGAAATTGCGTGAAGAACGACGCCAGCGCCGCGAACGGGCCGGTCTGGTCCACCTGCAGATCAGCACCGGTGAGCGCAGCGGCCAGATGGTCATGGAGGCCAAACACCTCCATTTCAGCTATGCCGACAAACCGATCATCAACGATGTGAACCTGCGGCTTATGCGCGGCGATCGAATCGGCCTGGTCGGCCCGAACGGCAGCGGCAAAACGACCCTCATCAGACTGCTGACCAAAGAACTGCAACCCACCGCCGGCAGCCTGCGCCACGGCACCAACTTGCAGATTGCCTACTTCGATCAGTTGCGCAATCAGCTGGATGAAGAACGCACGGTCATGCAGAATATCGCTGGCGATTATGACCAGGTGCTGATCAACGGCCAGTCACGCCATATCTACAGCTACCTGCAGGATTTCCTTTTCACCCCGGACCGCGCCCGCACCCCAGTCAAGTTGCTCTCCGGCGGCGAAAAAAACCGCCTGCTGCTGGCCAAGCTGTTTACCCGACCGGCCAATCTGCTGATCCTCGATGAACCAACCAACGATCTTGACATGGAAACCCTTGACCTGCTTGAGGAATTGCTGCTCGATTATCCCGGCACGGTGCTGCTGGTCAGTCATGACCGTAGTTTTCTCAACGATGTGGTCACCAGTTTACTAATCTTCAGCGGCCAGGGCCGGGTTGAAGAGATCATCGGGGGCTATGATGACTGGCTGACGGTGAAATTGGCAGAGGAAAAACCCCAGAGGCAGGAGAAGCGCAAACCGGCACGGCAGAAAGAACGACCTCGCAAGCTCAGTTTCAAAGAAAAACACGAGCTTGAAGAACTGCCGAAAAAAATAGAAACATTGGAACTCGAACAGGTTGACCTGCATGGAAAGCTGGCCGACCCGACCCTCTATCAGCAGGGAGACGGTGCCCTGATCAGCCGGTTTCAGGCAAGACTGCAGCAAATCGAAGTTGAGCTGGAAAGCGTCTACCAACGCTGGGAAGAGCTTGATCGGCTGACAGAGTAG
- a CDS encoding HD-GYP domain-containing protein has product MNLGMGHVIYAGIYDLDGNPIVIERDALCTYKNTVDDIMSSLDHQMPKTPRKYHKYRTINGKPHIQLTYPLTNSSGNQAAVIEGLFAVSGKTIDEVVRRILRTAFEAISIVMLTTLILYPIITTLIRRLSTLTDSLLQANIETLRVLGSAVAKRDSDTDIHNYRVTIYSVKLAEAHGLHHNVIQKLIKGAFLHDVGKIGVSDQILLKPGKLTAHEFETMKLHVNYGIDIIRHSEWLKDASDVVRHHHEQFAGGGYPAGLTGDSIPITARIFAIADVFDALTSSRPYKEPMPFEDAMEILADGRNNHFDPSLLDTFTTIAKSLYEEVSRCNDQTLHQKLESITRQYFSKEMYSKS; this is encoded by the coding sequence ATGAACCTGGGGATGGGACACGTCATCTATGCGGGAATTTATGACCTTGATGGCAATCCAATTGTCATCGAAAGGGATGCCCTCTGTACCTATAAAAATACCGTTGATGATATCATGTCATCGTTAGACCACCAGATGCCCAAAACCCCCCGAAAATATCACAAATATAGAACTATTAACGGGAAACCCCATATTCAGCTCACGTATCCCCTCACCAACAGCAGCGGAAATCAAGCAGCTGTTATTGAAGGCCTTTTTGCCGTCTCCGGTAAAACCATTGACGAGGTCGTGAGGCGAATTTTGCGGACGGCCTTTGAAGCCATCAGCATTGTGATGCTGACCACGCTGATTCTTTATCCAATTATCACAACACTCATCAGGCGGTTGTCAACACTCACAGACAGTCTTCTGCAGGCAAATATCGAAACCCTGAGGGTTCTTGGTAGCGCTGTTGCCAAACGGGATAGTGATACTGATATACATAACTACCGAGTTACCATCTATTCGGTAAAGCTGGCTGAAGCCCATGGTCTGCATCACAACGTGATTCAAAAACTGATTAAAGGCGCCTTTCTGCATGATGTCGGCAAAATTGGGGTCAGTGATCAGATATTGCTGAAACCCGGCAAATTGACAGCACATGAGTTTGAGACAATGAAGCTTCATGTCAACTACGGCATCGATATTATCAGACATTCCGAATGGCTAAAGGATGCCTCGGACGTAGTCAGACATCATCACGAACAATTTGCCGGCGGTGGGTATCCTGCCGGTCTGACGGGTGATTCAATCCCAATCACTGCTAGAATTTTTGCCATTGCGGATGTTTTTGATGCCCTGACATCCAGTAGACCCTACAAGGAGCCGATGCCTTTTGAAGATGCAATGGAAATTTTAGCAGATGGACGCAACAACCATTTTGACCCATCCCTCCTTGATACATTTACCACTATCGCAAAATCCCTTTATGAGGAGGTTTCAAGGTGTAATGACCAAACCCTGCACCAAAAGCTTGAATCCATAACTCGCCAGTATTTCTCCAAGGAAATGTACAGCAAATCCTGA
- a CDS encoding glutamate--tRNA ligase yields MDQEVRLRFAPSPTGYLHIGGARTAIYNWLYAKKTGGKLILRIEDTDAERSTEESIQGILDGLNWLGVTWDEGPYFQSQFGEEHRLAAQKLLTSGHAYKCFCTREALEEKREAAQAQKLDLKYDGTCRGLSPAEVAAKEAVGLPYTIRLKVPHGEGAVVFDDLVYGRVEKKYVDIEDFVIVRSNGQPLYVLSNAVDDARDRISHVLRGQDGLANTPKQILIYQALGLPVPKFAHMSLTLDPKRAKISKRSHGELVAVHFYRDHGFLPWALVNFLVLLGWSNPESREFFSQEELIEAFSLEGINRANSVFNVQKDDPKFITDPKAISMNAHYLRTMPVAELERHVRQELEKTTLWQPEFAGERHEWFLQTLELIRDRFHFLTDFATLGRPYFADEFTVEEKALSKNLLKQPQLKEWLPLVGERFAALTDFSVEETERVVRELIEELDVKAGVLINGIRTVVTGQLKGPGLFDILQTIGQQRVVERLRRTAELFA; encoded by the coding sequence ATGGATCAGGAAGTACGATTGCGGTTTGCCCCCAGCCCCACCGGTTATCTTCACATTGGTGGTGCCCGGACGGCAATTTACAACTGGCTCTATGCCAAAAAGACCGGCGGCAAGCTGATTCTGCGGATCGAGGATACTGATGCCGAGCGATCGACGGAAGAATCGATCCAGGGCATCCTTGATGGTTTGAACTGGCTGGGGGTCACCTGGGATGAAGGGCCCTATTTCCAGTCCCAGTTCGGCGAGGAGCATCGTCTGGCGGCGCAGAAGCTGCTGACAAGCGGTCATGCCTACAAATGCTTCTGTACCAGGGAGGCGCTGGAGGAGAAACGGGAAGCAGCCCAGGCGCAGAAACTTGATCTGAAATATGACGGCACCTGCCGTGGTTTGAGTCCGGCGGAGGTGGCTGCCAAAGAGGCGGTCGGGCTGCCCTATACCATCCGCCTGAAAGTGCCTCACGGCGAGGGGGCGGTGGTCTTTGATGATCTGGTCTACGGCCGGGTCGAGAAAAAATATGTTGACATTGAGGATTTTGTCATTGTCCGTTCCAATGGCCAGCCGCTCTACGTGCTGTCCAATGCCGTTGACGATGCCCGGGATCGCATCAGCCATGTCCTCCGAGGCCAGGATGGCCTGGCCAATACACCGAAACAGATTCTCATCTACCAGGCCCTTGGACTGCCGGTGCCGAAGTTTGCCCACATGTCCCTGACCCTGGACCCCAAGCGGGCAAAAATCTCCAAGCGCAGCCACGGGGAACTGGTGGCGGTCCATTTCTACCGGGACCACGGTTTCCTGCCCTGGGCGCTGGTCAATTTCCTTGTCCTGCTAGGCTGGTCAAACCCTGAATCGCGGGAGTTTTTCAGTCAGGAAGAATTGATCGAGGCTTTCAGCCTGGAAGGGATAAACCGGGCCAACTCAGTTTTCAACGTCCAGAAGGACGATCCGAAATTTATTACCGACCCCAAGGCGATCAGTATGAACGCCCACTATCTGCGGACCATGCCGGTGGCTGAGCTGGAGCGCCATGTCAGGCAGGAGCTGGAAAAAACCACTCTCTGGCAGCCGGAATTTGCCGGTGAACGTCATGAATGGTTTTTACAGACCCTTGAGCTGATCCGTGACCGTTTCCATTTTCTTACCGATTTTGCCACTCTTGGACGGCCCTATTTTGCCGATGAGTTCACCGTTGAGGAAAAAGCCTTGAGCAAGAATCTGCTGAAGCAGCCGCAGCTGAAAGAGTGGCTGCCGCTGGTGGGTGAGCGGTTTGCTGCATTGACCGATTTTTCAGTGGAAGAGACCGAGCGGGTAGTGCGGGAATTGATTGAGGAGCTGGATGTCAAGGCCGGGGTGCTGATTAACGGCATCAGGACGGTGGTTACCGGTCAGCTTAAAGGTCCGGGGCTTTTTGATATCCTGCAGACCATCGGTCAGCAGCGGGTGGTGGAGCGCCTGCGGCGGACGGCCGAGTTGTTTGCCTGA